In Nicotiana tabacum cultivar K326 chromosome 2, ASM71507v2, whole genome shotgun sequence, the following proteins share a genomic window:
- the LOC107759558 gene encoding auxin-responsive protein SAUR76-like has product MAKGGKLTKLKSVLKKMQSFKLGRVNGSAVVATHHSSSSSDDEDSFSDDNHCSNKNVFPVYVGKSRRRYLVNSDVVDHPLFRELIEKSGDSEEYITVGCEVVLFEHLLWMLENADPQPESLDELVEFYSC; this is encoded by the coding sequence ATGGCCAAAGGAGGCAAACTAACGAAACTCAAATCTGTGTTAAAGAAAATGCAATCCTTCAAACTCGGCCGCGTAAATGGCAGCGCCGTCGTAGCCACACATCACTCTTCTTCCTCCTCCGACGACGAAGATTCATTTTCCGATGATAATCACTGCTCCAACAAAAATGTGTTTCCTGTCTATGTGGGAAAATCACGCCGCCGGTACCTCGTAAACTCCGACGTCGTCGACCACCCTCTTTTCCGTGAACTCATCGAAAAGTCCGGCGATTCTGAAGAATATATTACAGTTGGATGTGAAGTTGTTCTCTTTGAACATTTGCTTTGGATGCTTGAAAATGCTGATCCTCAACCTGAGTCATTGGATGAGTTGGTTGAATTTTACTCTTGCTGA